The Prochlorococcus marinus XMU1404 DNA segment AAAGTGGAACAATAGAACTTATAGATTTACAAATAAAGGTAGGTGGGATAAGTTTATTTGGTAAAAATGAAACGCTTCCTTCTCCCACTACTAGCTGCTCTTGCTTTACCTACTGCTGTAAAAGCTGAGGTAAGTTCTAATACTTCATCTAGAAAACCATTCATTTTAGAAAGACCATGCCCAAGTGAATTTAGTAGTAAATGGGAGTGTTGGGGTTTTCAAACAATGACTAGGCTAATAAATGCTTCTGCTATCAGTTACTGCGGAATAGAAAATGGATCCCTTGATAAAGAAGATTTCTGGGACTTTGCAATAGAACATGCTAAAAATAAATTTCCTCCTCGATCAAGAAGTCAAGCTCGAGAGGATATTATTGAACATATTCAAACAGATAGATTTGCTGTAATTAATGCGGCTCAATATAGACTAAAATTAGCGGGAGGATGCAATAATTTATTGAAAGATAATTATCCTTTATTACTAAGAGAAAGTTTGAATAATAATAGTCAAGAATATAATCATCACCAAGTCAAAAAGCAAAGACCTGCTTGGATGGTAGAGAAAATAAAAGGATGTTTTAAATATACAAATGATGAACAAAAAAACTATTGCATTAAAACCTATTCTCCATATGGCAATGCAATCCCAGGAAATCTGGATTAAAAATTAATTCATTTATTTTCACCAAAAATTTCTTAGGTCATATATACGAAGTAGCACGGTTGCATTGCCCCCCCATGCCATACAATACTTCCCTAAATAGAGACTTTGATGGATAATGAATTTATATCTGAACGAGTTATTCTAACTTCATTCGAACCTGAAATTTTCGCCGAGATACCATGCCACAACAGGAACCTAGCTACTGGCTAATAAAAAGTGAGCGCGACTAGCTATCACTGCGATCTCAAGGAATCATAATTTTTTACCCAAACTTTACCCAAACTTTTTTAAATTTGAAATTAATACTTTTGAAGATACTCGGCTGGTCATTATTTTGAATTTGAGAGTCTTTTTTGATCCTTAATCCGTACAATTTTGTTCCTCTAACCGCACACATAAAACTTGAGATTAACTATTCAAATGAATTAGAACATAAGTGTAGTCAAGAGGTAAGTCTTATGGCATTAAACGACACATTCACCATCCAAGAGATGGACTTGGATACAAAAGATCTTTCATACGATATTAAGGCGAAAGAACTTGAAGCTTACTGGAATAAAGAATGCGAAAAGCATCCTAGTAATAACCATTGCAAAATTTTTTGCGATTAATACTCAAACTTTTTAAGTATTCTTACGCTTGATTTTTATATATCATCCGTACTAAAGCATAGTCAGATAGAAAGGAGGAAAAGCAGATGACTAATTTAACTATAGAGATTCTATTTTGGGCAATTTTAGTTTCTTATCTGGGATTAAGATTTTCTAAAACCTGGGATGGCTTCAAAAAACAGTATTAATTAGGAGGGAAAAATGAAACTTCAAACACAATTCACAGTCCCCAAAAAAGGTCTGAGAGATCTTGATTATGTCAATAAAGTAGAAGTTTTAGAAGAAACTTTTAAGAGAGAATGTCAAGATTACCCAACTAAAGAAGATTGTTTAGTTTGTTGTAACTGACTATTCATTAATCGGTTTTCATAGCTTATAAATTTTAAAAATATTCATAAATTTTTAAGGAGAGGTTTAACTATGAAATTAAAATTCATGCCAACAAAAATTTTTAGAGAGACTCCAAAAGTGACATTCTTTGATGCAGGATTGGGGGCATCTAATGGTTGCGATGTGGTAATTCATTCTGAAGAAGCTATATCTCCTCCAGATGATTTTAAAGATGAACAATATTACGTTCACAATCATCAAATTGATCACAACTTAGTTATTACTGGGGAAAGAACATTTGTTTTAATAAATCCTGCATGGGATGAGCCTCATCATGTGATTTATTTAAATAGATCTATGGGAGCTTTAGAAATTCCTGTTGGAACTTATCACAGATCAATCTCAGGCAAAGAAGGTAGTATTGTTTTAAATCAACCCACAAGAGATAAATTTTTTGATCCAGCTAAAGAATTTATCCCACAAAAATTAGACCAAATAAGTTTAATAAAGGCAAGAAAAACTCCACCTGTTTATTGGGTTTGGAAAAATGATCAAATTAAGAGAGTTGGGTTTAATCCCCTAGAACGAAGAATTAAGACCCTTGCTTAATATGAACAAAACACAAAAAGGTATTTCAACCAAAATTAATAATTCAAAAAATCTGAATTTAATTATTAATTCTGATACGTATAAATTGGCTTATGAAGATATTGGTTTGCTCAACAGAAACGAAATGCGCGGAGTCAGAATGCTGCTTGAAATTACTAAACCAGATTTAATCCTAGAAGAAAATAAAATTCTTTCAACCATAATAATTTTTGGAGGCGCAAGTATTGCAGAAGAATCAAAAACAAAAGAGAAAATTGACGATATAAAAAAGTTAATTAAAAAAAATCCTTCATCGGTTTTGCTTAAACGAAATTTAAATAGATTAGAAAATTTGCTATCAATGAGTCACTATTATCAATCCGCAAGGGAGTTTTCTAAACTTGCTTCAATAAATAATCAAAGTAAATCCTGTAATTCTCATGTGATTGTGACTGGTGGGGGTCCAGGGATTATGGAAGCTGCTAATAGAGGTGCGTTTGAAGCAAATTGTAAATCTATAGGGTTAAATATCAGTCTTCCCAATGAACAAATCCCCAATGCTTTTATAACTCCAGGACTATGCTTTAAATTTAATTATTTTGCATTAAGAAAGATCCATTTCGTCATGCGATCAATAGGAGCTGTATTTTTTCCTGGGGGTTTTGGAACATTAGATGAATTATTTGAACTATTAACACTTCGTCAAACAGGAATGAAAAACAAAATCCCAATAATACTTTTTGGAAGAGAATATTGGGATAAGATAATTAACTTCGAATATCTAGCTGATCTTGGATTAATTTCAGATGAGCACTTAAATCTTTTTGAATATGCAGACACCGCATCCGAAGCATGGGAAATTATCAAATCATCAAATATCTCAGATTAGGATAGGTATCCAAAAAATAATGAAGTTCCCCCACACCACCCATCACTTTCCTAAATAGATTATTTGATAGATAATAAATTCATATTCACAGAAGTTACCCAAACTTTACTCAAACCCTATATTTTCGCCGAGATCCCATGCCACAACAGGAACCTAGCTACTGGCTAATGAAGAGTGAGCCTGATGCTTACAGCATAGATACTTTAAAAAATGAAGGTATGACCTTATGGGATGGGATAAGAAATTATCAAGCCAGAAATTTCATGAGAAA contains these protein-coding regions:
- a CDS encoding hemagglutinin; amino-acid sequence: MKLKFMPTKIFRETPKVTFFDAGLGASNGCDVVIHSEEAISPPDDFKDEQYYVHNHQIDHNLVITGERTFVLINPAWDEPHHVIYLNRSMGALEIPVGTYHRSISGKEGSIVLNQPTRDKFFDPAKEFIPQKLDQISLIKARKTPPVYWVWKNDQIKRVGFNPLERRIKTLA
- a CDS encoding LOG family protein, which translates into the protein MNKTQKGISTKINNSKNLNLIINSDTYKLAYEDIGLLNRNEMRGVRMLLEITKPDLILEENKILSTIIIFGGASIAEESKTKEKIDDIKKLIKKNPSSVLLKRNLNRLENLLSMSHYYQSAREFSKLASINNQSKSCNSHVIVTGGGPGIMEAANRGAFEANCKSIGLNISLPNEQIPNAFITPGLCFKFNYFALRKIHFVMRSIGAVFFPGGFGTLDELFELLTLRQTGMKNKIPIILFGREYWDKIINFEYLADLGLISDEHLNLFEYADTASEAWEIIKSSNISD